The Aquidulcibacter paucihalophilus genomic interval CTGGTTTTCACTACCGATGTCGGGGACGAGACCGAGGCCGGGCCGGACCATCCCATCCGCGTCGAGACTGATCCTGCAACCGGCGAGCCGTCGCCGTCGGTGCATGTCCGGGCCGACCTTTGGGCGCGGATCGCGCGGCCGGTCTTCTATGAACTGGTCGAGATGGCGGGGGTCGAGGACGGGCGGCTGACGGTGCGGTCGGGCGGCGTCGCCTTCGCCCTGGGCCCGGTCGGGGCGGGCCTGGAATGAGCCTGTCGAGCCTGCGCGCGCGTTTGATCGAACATCTGGAGCCGGCCGCCAGCTGGACGGCGGACCGGGCACCCGCACGCTCGGACTTTGACCTGAACCCGGAGGCCGAACGGCCGGAGCGGATCCTGAGGCCCGCCGCGGTGTTGATCCCCGTGATCGCGGGGCCGGACGGGGCGACAGTGTTGATGACACGCCGGTCGGACACGCTGGCCAGCCATACCGGTCAGATCGCCTTTCCCGGCGGACGGCTGGATCCCGGTGAGACCGCGGTCGAGGCGGCCGTGCGTGAGGCCTTCGAGGAGGTGGCGCTGGACCCGGCCCTGGTCGAGGTGCTGGGCGTCGGCGACGCCTATGAGACGGGCACCGGCTTTCTGGTGACGCCGGTGGTCGGCTGGCTGACGGCGACGCCCGCCACCGAGGCGGCGCTGGACGAGGTGGCCGAGGTGTTCGAGGTGCCGTGGGACTTCATCATGGACCCGGCCAATCATCG includes:
- a CDS encoding CoA pyrophosphatase; translated protein: MSLSSLRARLIEHLEPAASWTADRAPARSDFDLNPEAERPERILRPAAVLIPVIAGPDGATVLMTRRSDTLASHTGQIAFPGGRLDPGETAVEAAVREAFEEVALDPALVEVLGVGDAYETGTGFLVTPVVGWLTATPATEAALDEVAEVFEVPWDFIMDPANHRRDSYDREGQPRRWYWAITHQERYIWGVTAGIVRALRTRLYGEDVLPDIVAEDAA